The window TTTTCATTTCTTCTCTTGCCAAAGCGACAATTCGGCCGACTTTTTTTAAGGCTTCTAACTCATGATCATGTTTGACAATCACTGTTCATTCCCGCTTTCTATAACTTCATTCTATACAATAGCTTACCACATTTTACGCGAAAAGAGTAAAGAGCGGAATGTCAAATGAATGTGGACAAATTGGTATAGATAACTAGATGTGCATATGATATATTTTTTATGAACATCATGAACGTTTGGTCATGATGAAGACAAAGGGGGAGAAGGCAAATGGTGTTTCAGTTTTTTCAAAAGCTAGGCAAATCATTTATGCTTCCAATCGCTGTGCTTCCGGCAGCAGGGATTATTTTGGCTATTGGGCGGGAGGATGTATTCGATATCCCGTTTATTCATGCGGCAGGGAATGCTATTTTTGCAAACTTGGCTTTAATTTTTGCAATGGGTATAGCGATCGGCATTGCAAAGGATGGTAATGGGGCAGCGGCATTATCAGGTGCGATCTCTTATTTTATTTTATCAGCTGGTACAACGTCGATTAATTCAACGAACAATATGGGGGTATTGGGCGGTATTTTATGCGGGCTATTGGCAGGGTATGTGTACAATCGCTTCAAGGATACAAAACTGCCGGAATACTTAGGGTTCTTTAGCGGAAGACGGCTTGTGCCCATTATGACCGCACTTTTCACCATTCTATTAGCAGCCGTTTTCGGATATGTATGGCCTCCGATTCAAAGCGGGATCAATGGTTTAGGGGAATGGATTTTAAGTCTTGGTGCGACGGGTGCAGGGCTGTTTGGTTTCTTTAACCGATTGCTCATTCCATTAGGGCTTCATCATGTGCTGAATAACTTATTTTGGTTTCAATTCGGGGAATTCAGCGGGGCAACAGGGGATCTAGCTCGATTCTTTAAAGGAGATCCAAGTGCGGGTGTCTTTATGACCGGGTTCTTCCCAGTGATGATGTTCGGTCTGCCAGCGGCATGTCTAGCCATGATTGTGACCGCAAAGCCTGAAAAGCGAAAAGCTACAGCTGGCTTGATGATTGGGATGGCGCTTACGTCATTTATTACAGGGATCACTGAACCAATTGAATTTTCATTTATGTTTTTATCTCCACTCTTATATGGTGTCCATGCTGTGCTAACAGGTCTTTCGCTCTTTATTGTGAACACCATTGGAATTCATAGCGGCTTCGCCTTTTCAGCAGGAGCGATTGATTACGTTTTAAGCTTTGGCATCGCACAAAAACCACTCATGCTGCTCGGAGTTGGGGTGCTTTATGGCATTGTGTACTTTGTCGTTTTCTATTTCCTCATTAAACTGTTAAAGCTCAAAACACCAGGCAGGGAAGATGATGACATTGAAGATATTGCAGCCGATGATACGAAGACGGCAGGTGCGAGTATGCTTGTAGAGGGACTTGGCGGCAAAGACAATATCACCACGATTGATCATTGTGCCACTCGTCTACGTTTAACAGTAGAAGATACACATTTATTAAATGAAGGCACATTGAAAAAAGCAGGTGCCAAAGGGGTACTGACTTCAGGGAAAACCTCCGTACAAATCATCATTGGAACGAATGTAGAATTTGTCGCAGATGATCTCCGCAAGGAAGTCGATCGAGATTGAAAAAAGCGTTCAGCCAGGTCAAATGGGCTGAACGTTTTTTTGTTTGCGCTGTTCGATCACCAGCACAATACTGATTACAACAAGTAAAAACCAAGAACTGATTTTCCCAAGATGTACGAGAGACCAAGCGTGCTGTTGATTTGGATATTGCCATGCTCCTAAAAAGGTGGTGACATTTTCGGCAATCCAAATGAAGAAACCAATCAGCAGAAATGAGACGACAAGCGGCATTCGAAAGGTAGAAGAGCCAACCTGAAACGAGACGGACGTTTTTCGAAACACGACAACAAGCAGCAATGTCAGCCACCACCTGAGATCATAGAGCCAATGATGCGTAAAGAAATTGAGATAAATGCACAAACTGATCCCGATTGAAAAAAACGGATGGGGCCATGAAGCCATCTGCACTTGAAGTCGGGACAGGGCCTGATAAATATAGCTTGCTACACTCGCATACATAAACCCGCTATAGAGCGGAACCCCAAAGACCTTCGTATAAGCTTCTTCAGGATAGGACCAAGAACCCATATGTACTTTATACATTTCTAAGCCAATTCCAATGAGGTGAAATAGACAAATCACCTTCAGTTCATTCAATGTCTCCAGCCGAAGCGTCAGCATGAGAATCTGTGCCAGGAGGCAAAGCAGTAGAATGAAATCATACCGGTGAAGAAAAGGAATAGCCACCATCTTTGATAGGGCAAGCGCCGCAAAGATCATGACAGGGAATAGACACGACATCGCCTGTAAGTAAGCAAAATGGAATAATGTTTTCATACAAAGTTAAACCCCTTCTTATTGTCTGAAATGACTTAGACGGTTTTAGCAAGGGAAAAGTTTACCTCACATAGATATTCATGAACAATTTGTGAATATCTATGTGAAAAAGATCACAAATTAGAAACGGCATAGTATAATAAGATCATAAAGAGAATGTGAAATATTTCACATAAATTAAAAGGAGGCATCATCATGTTTACAAAATTCTTACAAACGAATGTATGGGCAGCGGTTATCCTTTTGGCAGCAAGACTTTATATCGGATGGACTTGGCTGACATCTGGTATAGGAAAACTAACAGGCGGATTCGATGCATCAGGATATTTACAATTTGCGATAGCTGAACCTGTTGTCAAAGATGGCCATTTAGTGTATCCGTTCTATGTATGGTTTTTAGAAAATGTCGCTTTGCCGAATGCGGGACTATTCAGTGCCATGGTCATGTGGGGAGAAATCTTAGTAGGTCTAGGATTAATCGTTGGATTGTTCACAACAACTGCAGCCTTTTTCGGAAGCGTGATGAATGTCTCTTTCTTACTAGCTGGTACCGTCTCTGTCAACCCGCTTCTCTTGCTCATTGCCATCGTCATCATGGCAGCGAAAGGGAATGCAGGCAAATTTGGACTTGATTATGTCGCAGGTCCAGTCTTGAAACGAACAATGAAAAGAAAGCCGCATTTAGAAGTGGCTTCATAATAAAGAAAAAGCATCCTGAGCTTCTGCTCAGGATGCTTTTTTATTTAGGAATCGGCTTTCATCAGGTTAATATGCAGGACGGTGAGTTTATGCTGATTTATATCTGGGTCATGGCCGACGATAAATTCAAGCTCATAATCTCCAGTTCGATACACGTATTTTTTCTCTTTTGTCTGAGAGATGGTGCTGACCGAATCCGCTGGTCCAAGTTGTTTCTTTAATAGGGAAGGGGTCATCCCGCCGATATTCGTTTCTTTTTCTACATTTGTACCGAAATAACGGATTTCGTCAATTTTGCCTTTTGCATCATAATGAAAAGCAAATCCCGGATTCCCCATTTCAGCATGATACAAATCAAAGCTGCTGTGACCTGTTTCTGGATATGGATTTCCTAGTTTATGATGAACGTCTTTTTTTGTTTGAACACCAATTTTTAGTCCTTCTGCATAGTACGGCATTTGTCCTTTATGTGCCAGCTCATACACGTTGTTTAATGTGTTTTTCGGACCTTGAGGAACGGATTGTTCTACTGCTGTTTTGGTCATGGCGTGTGCTGAGACCGCAGGGCTGAAACCAATTAGGGCGGACGAAGCGAGTGAAGCAGTCACGACAAAAGCGGTTGTTTTTTTCAAGATAAATCCCTCCTTCTTCTTTCTATACCCGGTGCAATAGCGGTCAAACGTGAAAAGAACCAGCTGATCAGGGATCGGCTGGTTCTTAAAATGAGAAAGTTATTTTGATGAAGAGCTGGATTCATCTTTGGCGGAAGAGGAATCTTCTTCATCCTGTACTTTCTTTGTATAGTCATATTGATTGCGGTCAATCGGTGTAAAGCCTTTAGGCATGTAGAAACGGAGTAAATCTTCGGTGACGATCTTATCAGATGTCTCCAGCATCTTTTTCACCGTTTCATTTTCTTGTGATGCTTTATCAGTCGGCTCAATTTTCTCGCCTGTTTTGTTGCTGTAATAGTTATTGCCTACTTTTGTGTAGTCCTTAGAGACGAAGTCACCGTTTCTAAATGGCACAAGCTCTTTGAAGTTCTTCGATAAGATATCAGAACCAGACATTAAATAGTTCTTCGTATCATCGCCGAGCAGGTGCAGAAGGGTTGGTGCGATATCGACTTCTCCAGAGTATTTATGAATCTGTCCGCCTTTTACCCCTGGTACATGAATAAAGAGCGGCACACGCATGAGCTGCGCATTTTCATAATCTCCGATTTTTTGTCCTGTCACTTTTTCCATCGCTTCATTGTGATTTTCAGAAATGCCGTAATGGTCTCCGTACATAATGACGACTGTATTGTCATAGAGACCTGATTTTTTCAAGTCGTTGAAGAACTGTTCAATGGCTTCATCTAAATAATGAGCCGATTGGAAATAGTTATTGACGACAGAGTCTCCGAAGTCACCAGGTTCGAAATCGGTATCACCTTCATCCATTCCAAATGGGAAATGGTTCGATAACGTAATGAATTTCGAATAAAACGGCTGCTTCAAGTTTTCGAGCATTGGCATGGATTCTTTGAAGAAAGGTTTGTCTTTCAGCCCATAGTTCTTCGTATCTTGCTCATTCATATCGTAGTACTCAGAATCGTAAAATCTGTCATATCCAAACGACTTAAACATTTCATTACGGTTCCAGAAGGTTTTCGTATTGCCGTGGAATTCTGCTGACGTGTATTGATCCTTCTTCAAGATGCCAGGAAGTGCTTGATACGTGTTTTGCGCTTTGTTAATAAAAACAGAGCCCTGTGATAATGGGAATAGCCCAGTATCCATCATAAATTCAGCATCAGACGTCTTTCCTTGTCCTGTTTGATGGAAGAAGTTATCAAAGTAAAACGTTTGGTTGTCGTGTGCCAATGAATTAAGGAATGGCGTCACTTCTTTTCCGTTTACTTTGTAATCAATGACAAAGTTTTGCAGAGATTCAAGAGAAATGGTGATCACGTTCATGCCTTTCGCTTTCCCGTAATACGCCGGGTTAGGATCAGCGCTGTTCGCTTTTAAATAGTTCTCTACATCTGTCACGTCATTTGAATTTGCCAGAGCACGCTGGCTGTTTGATTTCACATTTTGAATGGCATCAAACACAGTAAAATTATAAGCACCTAAATATTTAACTAAATAATTGCGGTCAAACGATCTTGATAAAAGCTCTGGTCGATCAATCTCTGCGGCGACTAAGTTCATCACAAAGATCACAACAGAGGACACAAGGACGAGTCTAAACGATTTTGACTTTTGAACAGGTACAGTAGCTGTACTTGTTTGCTGCTGCTTTTTCATGCGGACTGCGAGTACGATCAAAATGATTGTATCCATAAAGTAAAACATATCAGTCCAACGCATGAGTGAAAATGCACTATCACCTAATTGTCCGCCATTCGTTCCTGCCTGCATCACGGTAGGCAGCGTGATAAAGTCATTGAAGAATCGATAGTACACGATGTTTGCGTATAGTAAAAAAGACATGAAAAAATGAATCACAATGATAGCGGCAGGCTGCCATTTTTTCTTGAACAATAAAGCAAAGCCAAGAAAGAACAAGCTGGAGCTAATAGGATTCACGAAAAGCAAAATATGCTGAAGCACATTTGATATACCAAGTTTAAATTCAATTAAATACGCTGAATACGTTTTGAGCCAAAGTAAGATGGCTGCAATAACAAAGAAGCCGAGGCCTCGTTTTTGAATAAATGTTTTCATAAAAACACTCCTTTTCTCCGATACACGGAAGAGGCGGAACGAAAGAAAACGAACCATTAGAATATACCATGAAATGCTCAAATAGAAAAGTGTTAACCGGAGAAGAGCGTCAGCAGCCTGTCCGAGCAATAAAAGGGAAGAAAACGAAAATATTCGCTCTTCGAAAAACTTTTTATGAAATTCATCCTATTATTAACAGAAAATTCAGCAATTTCCCAGTTGCTATATCAATAAAACAGGTAAAAAGACACAAGCCTAAAGAATTAATTTGGTTTCTACAATGATGATTTAGAGAGTATTTCCAGTGTTTCTTAATGTTTATGCAGGTTAAGTAAAAAAAATGAGAAAAAGAATGGAGGAGGAACATGGATGAAATTTCCTTCTATGAGATATATCAATATATTTTTTTGTTTCATCAACATAATGTTTTCGATGTGTTTTGTAAGGGTTTTATTTATTTTGATGAATGAACAAATTATCTAAATATACTTAAGTGAACATTTCGAGACTATAAACTTTTAAATTGGGGTCGATATAGACTTTGACAGGAAATCTTCCATTGAAAGGATTGATAGTATATGACTGTACGAGCAGAGAACCTCGTTCAGAACTGGTTTCCGAGTGAGGACGGAAATGCAGCAGAGCGTAAAGAACTCATCAAATTGATGGAGCAGATTGTTTCAGGGGTCGATCATCTGAAAGATCCGAACCGTGCACACCTAAAGGGTGAAAAGAATCGTGGAGAAGATTTTTACCAAAAGCTCACTGAAACAAGTCAAATTCCGGTGAACGGCCAACAAGCGGAACTTGTGAATGAAGAATTACTGAAGCTTTTACATAACCATCCATACCACACAAAGTATTTCTTCACGAACATTTTGCCAATGGCAAGTACACCAGGAATTCTAGGCATGCTGACGGCCATGCTGGTAAATGGAAACAACCTATGGGATGTTTATGGACCAGCAGGAGCGGAAGCTGAGGTCAGAGTGGTCTCAATGATGTCTAAGCTCATCGGATATGATCCAAGTGTGAGCGGGGGATATACAACATGGGGAGGTCAGGGAGCCATTTTCTCAGGACTACGTTTAGCGATTGCAAAAGTTGCGCCGGAGTCACTACGGAAAGGTGTCCCGCAAAATCTTTATGCGTTTTGTTCTGATGCTGCACATTACAGCTTATTTAAGTCAATGGAAGCAACAGGACTTGGCACAGACAATTTGATCAGAATTAAGACGAATAAAGATCATTCGATGGATATGGAAGATTTGCGTTGTCAAATGGAACGTGTTGCACAAAATGGCGGAATTCCCGTTTATATTGTCGCAACAACCGGAACAACAGATGCCATTGCAATTGATGATGTAAAAGGGGTACGTGAAACAGCAGAAGCCATTGCTGAGGAGTATGGTCTACAGGTGCCGCATATTCATGCGGATTCAGCGCTCGGCGGATTTTTTGCTTTCTTTAATGAGTATGATGTAGCTGAAAACCCGCTGCAATTCTCATACGGTGTTCTTCGTATGCTAAAAGAAATCAAAGCGAAATTCCAGCATCTTTCTCTTGCTGACACGATGTGCTTTGACTTTCAAAAGCTCGGCCAAACACCTTACACATCTAGTTTATTCTTAGTGAAAAATGCTGCTGACCTAAAGCGTTTAGATCTGGAAGAACAAGAGACACCATATGTTGGTCATAGAGGCTACGGCGAATACCATACGGGTTATACACTGGAATGCTCAAGAATGGGAAGCTCTATCAGTATGCTGAGTGTGCTGTTAACGTTTGGAATTGAAGGCTACCAGCGCTTGCTCGGTCAATTCCTAGAGGTGAACCTTGCCTTTAGAGAAGCACTCAGTCAAGAAATTCCGCAAGCTGAAGTCGTGAATGATGACAACGTCGGAATGGCTACATTATTTAGAATTTACCTAGACGGCTCACCGCGTTTTCAAGAAGAGATTTCAGGCGAAGCGACTGCAATGGAAATTGAGCGGAATAATGAATTGAACAAAATGCTGTTTGAAAAGCTTGGAGAGAAAAGAGACGAAATGTTCTTTGGCGATACAACGAAGTTTTTACTTGTAAATGCAAAAGAAGGACAAGAATTCTATCTAAGTGTTAGTAAGTTTTTTGTTATCTCACCTTATACGTTACCAGAGCATATCCCACATATCGTATCTTATTTAAAAGATGTGATCGCATCTGTTTGTGGACAATTTGAACATGTACATGCTTAAATCAAATCTGAGAGTGGAGATGTAGGAAAAAATGGCGAAACAAAGGAAATTTGGAGGGTACACGATATCCTCTAAAATCATGTCAGTCGTTGTCGTAACATTACTCGCAACCGTTGCACTATTCGTTTTAACATTTTATCTAGTCAGCCAGGATTTATCATCCCAGTTATTAAAGCAATTTGATTATCGATTAACAACAGATATTGATACTGCAAAGAAAGAAATCGATAATTTGGATGGAAACGTTCTTGGCATTAGCGGGAAGGATGATCCCCTTTATGTGGAGGTCAAAAAGAAATTCAAGGAGCTTCAAGAAGATCATACGCTTGAGAACTTATACGTGCTATCTAATAAAGGCGGCAAAGAAAGAATTATTATATTAACTGGGGAAGAAAATGATTTTGATCAAGATTATGCCTTTTCAGATGAGATGAAACAAGCACTTTCTGAAGATAAAATGATCAAAAGTGATATTTACAAAGACTCATTTGGTACACATAAATCAGTCTTTTTGCCAATCAAAGATTCAGGCGGTGAACTGACGGGGATTTTAGGAATTGATTTAGATGCATCTGTTGTGCCTGAAACAACGAAGAAGCTGACGATCTATATCACGGTTGCATCTGCTATTGTGCTCATCGGTGGGTTGTTTTTCTCCTTTATCATGGGCAGAAGAATTGCGAAACCAGCACGTTCATTGATGGAATCAGCGAACCGAATTGCTGACGGTGATTTAACTGGAATGGTAGAGGTTGAAAGTAAAGATGAGATCGGTCAACTTGCCGCATCCTTCCAAAAGATGCAGGGGCGGATCAAAGAGCTCATTGCGAAGATCTCAAACTCATCTAGTGAAGTGTCGAAAATGTCCTCACAGCTTCGCACCGTAACGAATGAATCGAGTCAAAGTGCGCAGCAAGTGTCAGAAGCCATGACGAATATGAGTGAAGGAATCAATGATTCTGTCGCAAATATTACGGATTGTACAACATCCGTTGCAGAGATCGATACTCAAATCGAAGGTGTCACAAAAGAAGTCGATGAAATGAAATCTGTTTCATCTGACGTACAAGAGCAGTCAGAATCTGGTCAAAAACTAGTGAATCATGTGCTTGAGCATCTGAATATGTTACATGACAAGATGACCAACTCAAAGCAGGCAGCAGAAGAATTACAATCTCATTCCACGGAGATTGAAAGTGTCATCTCGATTATTACGGACATTTCAGCGCAAACGAATCTGCTTGCACTGAATGCTTCAATTGAAGCGGCACGTGTTGGAGAAGAAGGAAAAGGGTTTGCTGTTGTGGCAGATGAGGTGCGTAAGTTAGCTGAGCAATCAGCGGATGCGGCTAAAACCGTTTCAGACCTCGTCATCGGCACACAGGAAAACAGTCAGCGTGTTCTTGAAAGCGTAGAGGAAAGCAGTAAAGCAGTGGAAGAAGGACGTGAACAAATGGAAGGCACGTCACAAAACTTCGCTGTGATTTACGATGGCGTATCTCAGTTTTCAAGAAGAACGAACAATTTGCTTGCTTCTATTAAGCAAGTAGAGCAAGCATATCAAACGATTTCTACATCGATTGAACAAATTTCGGTTGTATCGGAAGAACACGCCGCCAGCTCTCAAGAAGTAGCGGCAGCAACAGAACAGCAAAGTGCTGGCATGCAGCAAATTTCAAGTGCGATTGAACAGCTCTCTGATATGTCAGAGGACTTAGCACAGATGGTATCTACTTTCAAAATCGACAATAAATAACGAGAAAGCTGACTCTTGTGAGAGAGTCAGCTTTTTTGCTATGCTTAATCAAATCGTTGCAGACGAAAGGAGAAACGCCATGGATTTTGCACAGAGATTATCAGAAGAACGGATCAAAAAAGCGATGGATCACGGGGCTTTTGAAGGATTATCTGGCTTTGGCAAACCCCTGCCTAAAGATGATGCTGCTCATGTACCTGAAGAACTCAGAATGGGTACAGGATGATGAAAAATGCTGGCTTTGCTGGGGAAGAAACAGCACTGAAAAAAGAACTCATGACCGTCAAAGAGCTTCTTCACTCCAGTATAGACGGAGAGGAAAGAAAAAAACTTTCTCTCATATGTGAAGAAAAACAAAAACGCCTGGATGAACTCACATCTAAGCGTCAAACTTTTGCCCGTCCAGCCTCCTCCTTTTATAAAAACAGGGTCTACGAAA is drawn from Bacillus pumilus and contains these coding sequences:
- the nagE gene encoding N-acetylglucosamine-specific PTS transporter subunit IIBC, which codes for MFQFFQKLGKSFMLPIAVLPAAGIILAIGREDVFDIPFIHAAGNAIFANLALIFAMGIAIGIAKDGNGAAALSGAISYFILSAGTTSINSTNNMGVLGGILCGLLAGYVYNRFKDTKLPEYLGFFSGRRLVPIMTALFTILLAAVFGYVWPPIQSGINGLGEWILSLGATGAGLFGFFNRLLIPLGLHHVLNNLFWFQFGEFSGATGDLARFFKGDPSAGVFMTGFFPVMMFGLPAACLAMIVTAKPEKRKATAGLMIGMALTSFITGITEPIEFSFMFLSPLLYGVHAVLTGLSLFIVNTIGIHSGFAFSAGAIDYVLSFGIAQKPLMLLGVGVLYGIVYFVVFYFLIKLLKLKTPGREDDDIEDIAADDTKTAGASMLVEGLGGKDNITTIDHCATRLRLTVEDTHLLNEGTLKKAGAKGVLTSGKTSVQIIIGTNVEFVADDLRKEVDRD
- a CDS encoding DUF817 domain-containing protein; this encodes MKTLFHFAYLQAMSCLFPVMIFAALALSKMVAIPFLHRYDFILLLCLLAQILMLTLRLETLNELKVICLFHLIGIGLEMYKVHMGSWSYPEEAYTKVFGVPLYSGFMYASVASYIYQALSRLQVQMASWPHPFFSIGISLCIYLNFFTHHWLYDLRWWLTLLLVVVFRKTSVSFQVGSSTFRMPLVVSFLLIGFFIWIAENVTTFLGAWQYPNQQHAWSLVHLGKISSWFLLVVISIVLVIEQRKQKNVQPI
- a CDS encoding DoxX family protein, which produces MFTKFLQTNVWAAVILLAARLYIGWTWLTSGIGKLTGGFDASGYLQFAIAEPVVKDGHLVYPFYVWFLENVALPNAGLFSAMVMWGEILVGLGLIVGLFTTTAAFFGSVMNVSFLLAGTVSVNPLLLLIAIVIMAAKGNAGKFGLDYVAGPVLKRTMKRKPHLEVAS
- a CDS encoding YjgB family protein, which translates into the protein MKKTTAFVVTASLASSALIGFSPAVSAHAMTKTAVEQSVPQGPKNTLNNVYELAHKGQMPYYAEGLKIGVQTKKDVHHKLGNPYPETGHSSFDLYHAEMGNPGFAFHYDAKGKIDEIRYFGTNVEKETNIGGMTPSLLKKQLGPADSVSTISQTKEKKYVYRTGDYELEFIVGHDPDINQHKLTVLHINLMKADS
- a CDS encoding LTA synthase family protein translates to MKTFIQKRGLGFFVIAAILLWLKTYSAYLIEFKLGISNVLQHILLFVNPISSSLFFLGFALLFKKKWQPAAIIVIHFFMSFLLYANIVYYRFFNDFITLPTVMQAGTNGGQLGDSAFSLMRWTDMFYFMDTIILIVLAVRMKKQQQTSTATVPVQKSKSFRLVLVSSVVIFVMNLVAAEIDRPELLSRSFDRNYLVKYLGAYNFTVFDAIQNVKSNSQRALANSNDVTDVENYLKANSADPNPAYYGKAKGMNVITISLESLQNFVIDYKVNGKEVTPFLNSLAHDNQTFYFDNFFHQTGQGKTSDAEFMMDTGLFPLSQGSVFINKAQNTYQALPGILKKDQYTSAEFHGNTKTFWNRNEMFKSFGYDRFYDSEYYDMNEQDTKNYGLKDKPFFKESMPMLENLKQPFYSKFITLSNHFPFGMDEGDTDFEPGDFGDSVVNNYFQSAHYLDEAIEQFFNDLKKSGLYDNTVVIMYGDHYGISENHNEAMEKVTGQKIGDYENAQLMRVPLFIHVPGVKGGQIHKYSGEVDIAPTLLHLLGDDTKNYLMSGSDILSKNFKELVPFRNGDFVSKDYTKVGNNYYSNKTGEKIEPTDKASQENETVKKMLETSDKIVTEDLLRFYMPKGFTPIDRNQYDYTKKVQDEEDSSSAKDESSSSSK
- a CDS encoding pyridoxal phosphate-dependent decarboxylase family protein; translated protein: MTVRAENLVQNWFPSEDGNAAERKELIKLMEQIVSGVDHLKDPNRAHLKGEKNRGEDFYQKLTETSQIPVNGQQAELVNEELLKLLHNHPYHTKYFFTNILPMASTPGILGMLTAMLVNGNNLWDVYGPAGAEAEVRVVSMMSKLIGYDPSVSGGYTTWGGQGAIFSGLRLAIAKVAPESLRKGVPQNLYAFCSDAAHYSLFKSMEATGLGTDNLIRIKTNKDHSMDMEDLRCQMERVAQNGGIPVYIVATTGTTDAIAIDDVKGVRETAEAIAEEYGLQVPHIHADSALGGFFAFFNEYDVAENPLQFSYGVLRMLKEIKAKFQHLSLADTMCFDFQKLGQTPYTSSLFLVKNAADLKRLDLEEQETPYVGHRGYGEYHTGYTLECSRMGSSISMLSVLLTFGIEGYQRLLGQFLEVNLAFREALSQEIPQAEVVNDDNVGMATLFRIYLDGSPRFQEEISGEATAMEIERNNELNKMLFEKLGEKRDEMFFGDTTKFLLVNAKEGQEFYLSVSKFFVISPYTLPEHIPHIVSYLKDVIASVCGQFEHVHA
- a CDS encoding methyl-accepting chemotaxis protein, which codes for MAKQRKFGGYTISSKIMSVVVVTLLATVALFVLTFYLVSQDLSSQLLKQFDYRLTTDIDTAKKEIDNLDGNVLGISGKDDPLYVEVKKKFKELQEDHTLENLYVLSNKGGKERIIILTGEENDFDQDYAFSDEMKQALSEDKMIKSDIYKDSFGTHKSVFLPIKDSGGELTGILGIDLDASVVPETTKKLTIYITVASAIVLIGGLFFSFIMGRRIAKPARSLMESANRIADGDLTGMVEVESKDEIGQLAASFQKMQGRIKELIAKISNSSSEVSKMSSQLRTVTNESSQSAQQVSEAMTNMSEGINDSVANITDCTTSVAEIDTQIEGVTKEVDEMKSVSSDVQEQSESGQKLVNHVLEHLNMLHDKMTNSKQAAEELQSHSTEIESVISIITDISAQTNLLALNASIEAARVGEEGKGFAVVADEVRKLAEQSADAAKTVSDLVIGTQENSQRVLESVEESSKAVEEGREQMEGTSQNFAVIYDGVSQFSRRTNNLLASIKQVEQAYQTISTSIEQISVVSEEHAASSQEVAAATEQQSAGMQQISSAIEQLSDMSEDLAQMVSTFKIDNK